In Crassostrea angulata isolate pt1a10 chromosome 4, ASM2561291v2, whole genome shotgun sequence, one genomic interval encodes:
- the LOC128179339 gene encoding uncharacterized protein LOC128179339, producing the protein MDPRMTFILYFNQVLASRDGSLRRENELVSFYIRKMVVLNTKTGEIIFRPRFTEPVDLNWTTSYDVGHGDYIVKKSVSDGVIERGVYSHVITGRSSKITAVKGDLEKCDRNNNQLQKQTLGPTTNWSPIQTVPTAIQEGKSSEITRQEEVKAKEARRRQIEDFFTDPVDREMFPLNATETSTTRTIRPAEIPTAEESISTMLGKFSAALWDKDFMREVYEYRRLPRPPARGLPPLSYEWLTLNTYSGLMQSIEQQTPGDSQVNANIQQRLDTEIEIIDDQGIKESDPSSSEEEQNEHQTSRFVRLFCCGATSRPKKIKEKNQKKSKGFLFQIRRMFGRK; encoded by the exons atggatccgcgcatgacatTCATTCTTTACTTTAATCAGGTATTGGCTTCTCGTGATGGATCATTAAGGCGAGAAAATGAGCTGGTCTCCTTTTACATCCGAAAG atggTTGTCCTGAATACCAAGACTGGAGAAATTATTTTCAGACCCAGATTTACAGAACCAGTTGATCTGAACTGGACCACATCATATGATGTTGGCCATGGAGACTACATTGTCAAG AAATCGGTTAGTGACGGGGTGATAGAGAGAGGGGTATACAGTCACGTGATCACAGGAAGAAGCTCCAAAATCACCGCAGTCAAGGGCGATCTTGAA AAATGTGACAGAAACAACAATCAGCTTCAGAAACAGACTCTGGGACCGACTACAAACTGGTCTCCAATCCAAACTGTTCCAACAGCTATACAGGAG GGTAAAAGCAGTGAAATAACAAGACAAGAAGAGGTGAAGGCTAAAGAGGCAAGACGAAGACAGATTGAAGATTTCTTTACTGATCCCGTG GACCGGGAGATGTTTCCATTAAATGCCACCGAAACCTCAACAACCCGTACCATCAGACCTGCAGAG ATACCAACAGCTGAAGAGAGTATTTCGACAATGTTAGGAAAATTCAGCGCAGCCCTGTG GGACAAAGACTTCATGCGGGAGGTTTATGAATATCGCCGTTTACCGAGACCACCAGCCCGAGGACTGCCACCACTATCCTATGAATGGCTGACACTAAACACGTACTCTGGACTGATGCAATCCATAGAACAACAGACTCCCGGGGACTCGCAG GTCAATGCAAATATCCAACAAAGGCTTGACACTGAAATTGAAATAATAGATGATCAAGGAATCAAAGAATCTGATCCAAGTTCTAGCGAGGAGGAG CAGAACGAACATCAAACATCCCGGTTTGTGCGACTATTTTGCTGTGGCGCCACCTCCCGTCCAAAAAAG ataaaagaaaaaaatcagaagaAAAGCAAAGGGTTTCTATTCCAAATCAGAAGAATGTTTGGGAGAAAATAA